From a single Synechococcales cyanobacterium T60_A2020_003 genomic region:
- a CDS encoding photosystem II manganese-stabilizing polypeptide, with product MRYRALIVAFLAVCLGLLTACSGEPTADSGALTYEQIRGTGLANTCPKLEETKRGSIVIGSGDNYILRELCLEPTSYFVKQEPVSKRQTAEFVQGKPLTRKTTTLDQVSGRLRLESDGSLSFIEEDGFDFQATTVLLPGGEEVPFLFTIKGLVARTQPGLQGINTSTDFEGEFKVPSYRTSNFLDPKGRGLATGYDNAVALPAQADSDELGKENVKAFVTGRGKISLQVSKVDSDTGEIAGTFESLQPSDTDMGGKEPVDVKIRGNFYARVEPA from the coding sequence ATGAGGTATCGTGCTTTAATTGTTGCATTTCTAGCAGTATGTCTAGGATTGCTGACTGCGTGCAGCGGTGAACCCACAGCAGATAGTGGGGCACTTACTTATGAACAGATCAGAGGAACAGGATTAGCGAATACCTGTCCCAAACTTGAAGAGACAAAACGTGGCTCTATTGTTATTGGCTCTGGCGATAATTACATTCTGCGTGAACTGTGTTTAGAACCAACCAGTTACTTCGTTAAGCAGGAACCGGTGAGTAAGCGACAGACCGCAGAGTTTGTGCAAGGTAAGCCACTAACACGTAAGACGACGACCCTTGATCAAGTCAGTGGTCGTTTACGTCTAGAGTCTGATGGCAGCTTGAGTTTTATTGAGGAAGATGGATTTGACTTCCAAGCAACGACTGTCTTGTTGCCAGGTGGAGAGGAAGTTCCTTTCCTATTCACCATCAAGGGCTTAGTTGCTAGAACTCAGCCTGGATTGCAAGGCATTAACACGTCTACGGATTTTGAGGGTGAATTTAAGGTTCCGTCCTATCGCACCTCTAATTTCTTGGATCCGAAAGGTCGTGGTCTTGCGACTGGATATGATAACGCTGTTGCGCTTCCGGCTCAAGCCGATAGCGACGAGCTAGGCAAGGAGAACGTCAAGGCCTTTGTGACGGGTCGTGGAAAGATTTCTCTGCAAGTGTCTAAGGTTGATAGCGATACTGGTGAAATTGCTGGTACGTTTGAAAGCCTTCAACCCTCTGATACTGATATGGGCGGTAAGGAACCCGTGGATGTTAAGATTCGCGGCAATTTCTATGCTCGTGTAGAGCCTGCTTAG
- the clpP gene encoding ATP-dependent Clp endopeptidase proteolytic subunit ClpP — protein sequence MIPTVIEQSGRGERAFDIYSRLLRERIVFLGQPVDADVANLIVAQMLFLEAEDPEKDIYLYINSPGGSVSAGLGIFDTMNHIRPDVCTICVGLAASMGAFLLSAGAKGKRMSLPHSRIMIHQPLGGAQGQATDIEIQAREILYLKQKLNHYLAQHTGQPIERIEQDTERDFFMSAHEAMEYGLIDQVIDRQSVGSRPEPINT from the coding sequence ATGATTCCAACTGTTATTGAGCAATCAGGACGCGGTGAGCGTGCCTTCGATATTTACTCGCGGCTCTTACGAGAAAGGATCGTATTTCTTGGACAGCCTGTGGACGCGGATGTAGCTAACCTGATCGTGGCGCAGATGCTATTTCTGGAAGCAGAAGATCCGGAAAAGGATATTTATCTGTACATCAATTCTCCAGGCGGTTCTGTCTCTGCAGGCTTAGGTATCTTCGATACCATGAACCATATTCGACCAGATGTATGTACGATCTGCGTTGGCCTCGCTGCTAGCATGGGAGCCTTTTTGCTCAGCGCAGGAGCCAAAGGTAAGCGGATGAGCCTCCCTCACTCCCGCATTATGATTCACCAACCCTTGGGAGGGGCTCAGGGACAGGCAACCGACATTGAGATTCAGGCACGAGAGATTCTATACCTTAAACAGAAACTGAATCACTATCTTGCCCAACATACAGGTCAGCCGATCGAGCGGATTGAGCAAGACACTGAGCGAGACTTCTTCATGTCTGCCCATGAAGCAATGGAGTATGGACTCATTGACCAAGTTATTGATCGCCAGTCAGTCGGAAGTCGTCCTGAACCTATAAATACCTAA